AGTGGAATTTGAAGGTTAAAAATGGTACATAAATATTGAGTGTTATAGAGGAAGATGGAGCGGATGAGGTTGAGCGAATATAcgaattaaatggtgaattaaAGTTGAATaaggaagatgaagtggaagaggCGTTGGAGCAGTAAAAATAgcaaacaacaaaagaaaaaataaaaaaaatacggagtaataattaatGGATGAAAGAAGGGGATAACACGTGTCCTCTATTCATGtatgattttctttttaaatactccctccgtcccggaatacttgacctgttttccttatcgggccgtcccttaatacttgacctgtttctaaaaatggaaatattctaacaatattatattatttctcactccacccctattaacccacctaccccctactccatacaaaaaataattaaaaattcaacctctACTCTTCcctaaccccacccctttacacatttccactaactacattaaaataataccccactatcaactactacctattaaattaaataagtcaattcaagtcccttaaactctgtgccggtcaaaccgggtcgagtattccgggacggagggagtactaggcAAAGGCCGTGCCAAGGACAAGCTCACTCTACATTGTAACGGGTTGGGTCGGGCCAAAAAATAAAACGGGGTCGGGCCCAGGCCCGCGGACCGTCGTGTTAGGTAGGGTCTGGCCGTCATGCCTAAACCtaatttactaaaattaaagtgTTTTGTCGTGGCGGGTCGAGTCGTGACGTGTCTTGtcggtttttccaaaaaaaaaaaattgttgggaCCACGACTTCGTGCTCGTGCCTGACCGCGTTTTGTTCGTGCCCATACTAGACTGGACATTTTTCATGTCGGGTCGGACCGGCCCgatccacaaccatctttacatGTTCTAGGTAAGTAAACTAGTTGGATAATACAAGTTGCCTAAAAATTCTTATCAAAATTTGGCCCTCAATTCTTTTATTTATCCAATGGTACTATCCCTCCTTGTGTCATACGATGAGAGAGAATTACATCGGATGCAACTTATAGTTTCCAAAAAGATTACAAATTTTCTGTTCTTGAGATAGTTAGCCAACCCAAAACCATGAACAATGGAATGTGGGCAATGAACCCAGACAGCTGGAACTATTTGAATAACTATATTAGTACAACTTTGGTACCCCCAACACTCTTGTCTATAAAACTACACAACTTTACACTAAATTTATAAATATTTCCTCCTTTTTAAGCACTAACTTCTTTATACTATCTAATTGTATAGATCCAAAATATTCACCTTACTATGCTGCTATATTTTAACTAACAATACACTTCAGATATGTTTTATCACTAGTTAGTTCTGAATTAAGAGCATGGCTGCTCTAATCACTAAGCTATtcttccttttcttctttttccttgtCTTTGTGCCTATTCTTGCTCATAACAACAGACTAATTAGCTGCGAAAACGATTCGTTTGAATCATTAAACTATGGATGCAACCGTATCGCGTCCGAAAATCAGTGTACTACATATGCAGTACTTCATACAAATCCTTACTATTCTTCCCTTTATAATCTTACATACTACTTGGGATTAAACCGTTTCACAGTTGCAGAAGTGAACGGGTTTTCTCCTGATACTGAATTCCTTTCAAGAAATCAGCCTCTTTTGATTCCTGTCGACTGCAGGTGTGCTGAAAAAGGCAGAGTTTTCCAAGCTGAACTGATAAAAACTACTGCTGTTGGTGAGAGTTTTAGTGGGATTGCTGACTCTCTTGAAGGGTTAACTACTTGTAAAGCTATTCGAGAGAAGAATGCTGGTGTTTCGCCATGGGATCTTTTGGAGAGAATCAAGATATCAGTTCCTGTAAGATGTGCTTGTCCTACAAGTTCTGAGATCAGTTCAGGTATCAGACTGTTGGTTTCTTATGCTGTCACTGCAGGAGATTCTGTATCCTCCTTAGCCTTACAGTTTAATACGACTGTTCAATCAATAATCAGTGCGAATAAGAGAGTTATTGGTGGAGGTGGTGATTTAGTTATCAGAGATCATTCACTGTCAGTTTTGATTCCTCTGAAGCAAAAGCCTCTTATAGGATCTCTCGCGAAACCAAGAGAACCTGGCTTGGGATTTCCATCAGAGAGGAGTGTCAAAGCCATTGCtcgaaagaagaagaagaaaaagaaaatgttgaaACTTGGAGTTTCTATTGGTGTTGTTGGCTTTGTAGTATTAGCTGCCATTGTTGGTTTTTCTGCATTATTCTTTATGCAGAGGAAAGAAAAACAGCAGCAAAACTGTCTGTCATCTAAAATGGTGGATACAGAGTTACAACAGCTGAGTTTAAGTATAAGAACAACAAGCGAAAAGAAAGTTTCTTTTGAAGGATCTCAGAGCACTCTGGATGGCCATGGCGAAGCCACAACACCGCGAAGTATAAACAAGATGATGTTGGAGAGTTATACTGTTGAAGAACTGCAGAAGGCAACTGAGAATTTCGACTGTCATAACCTCGTAGAAGGGAAGATTTACCATGGCCGTATCAAAGGTAAAGATTTAGCAATTAAGTGTACAACATTGGAACTTATCT
This Spinacia oleracea cultivar Varoflay chromosome 6, BTI_SOV_V1, whole genome shotgun sequence DNA region includes the following protein-coding sequences:
- the LOC110787523 gene encoding protein LYK2, with translation MAALITKLFFLFFFFLVFVPILAHNNRLISCENDSFESLNYGCNRIASENQCTTYAVLHTNPYYSSLYNLTYYLGLNRFTVAEVNGFSPDTEFLSRNQPLLIPVDCRCAEKGRVFQAELIKTTAVGESFSGIADSLEGLTTCKAIREKNAGVSPWDLLERIKISVPVRCACPTSSEISSGIRLLVSYAVTAGDSVSSLALQFNTTVQSIISANKRVIGGGGDLVIRDHSLSVLIPLKQKPLIGSLAKPREPGLGFPSERSVKAIARKKKKKKKMLKLGVSIGVVGFVVLAAIVGFSALFFMQRKEKQQQNCLSSKMVDTELQQLSLSIRTTSEKKVSFEGSQSTLDGHGEATTPRSINKMMLESYTVEELQKATENFDCHNLVEGKIYHGRIKGKDLAIKCTTLELISKVDLTLFQDAIHNHPNIMRVLGTCIMDENDSYLVFEYAKNGSLKDWIHCGLAMKSHFIASCSCFLTWKQRLRICLDVALALQYMHHIMHPVYVHRNIKSKNIFLDEEFNAKVGNFGMAKCVEDRTKEEETDEIQFSSRNPSSWDKGYLAPEYIKQGTISPSIDVYAYGVILLEMLSGETPVISPNHEGETVMISEKIKSILESENVDMLRGWMDKDLGENYSFDGAIALATLARACIDEDVSLRPSAGELVEKLSRLIEESPEQGEQTCLINESSSKPLVQAAVNNSSNT